The following proteins are co-located in the Betta splendens chromosome 9, fBetSpl5.4, whole genome shotgun sequence genome:
- the snrnp200 gene encoding U5 small nuclear ribonucleoprotein 200 kDa helicase, with protein MADVTARSLQYEYKANSNLVLQADRSLIDRTRRDEPTGEVLSLVGKLEGTKMGDKAQRTKPQKLEERRDKRRKRDEDRHDINKMKGFTLLSEGIDEMVGIVYKPKTKETRETYEVLLSFIHAALGDQPRDILCGAADEVLAVLKNDKMRDKERRREVEQLLGAVDETRYHVLVNLGKKITDYGGDKDLQNMDDNIDETYGVNVQFESDEEEGDEDQFGEVRDEHSDEDSEGEEADMVCTLSANLGATGDVMTVKKKDLHPRDIDAFWLQRQLSRFYDDAIVSQKKADEVLEILKTASDDRECENQLVLLLGFNTFDFIKILRQHRRMIQYCTMLASAQSEAEKERIIGKMESDQELSKILYQLQETEKEDIIREERSRRERVRKSRVDDMEAMDIDRGDSVAPRQLLDLEDLAFTQGSHFMANKRCQLPDGSFRKQRKGYEEVHVPALKPKPFAEDEVLVAIEKLPKYAQAGFEGFKTLNRIQSKLFKTTMETDENLLVCAPTGAGKTNVALMAMLREIGKHINMDGTINLDDFKIIYIAPMRSLVQEMVGSFSKRLASYGITVSELTGDHQLCKEEINATQIIVCTPEKWDIITRKGGERTYTQLVRLIIIDEIHLLHDDRGPVLESLVARTIRNVELTQEDVRLLGLSATLPNYEDVATCLRVDPAKGLFYFDNSFRPVPLEQTYVGITEKKAIKRFQIMNEIVYEKIMEHAGKNQVLVFVHSRKETGKTARAIRDMCLEKDTLGLFLREGSASTEVLRTEAEQCKNLELKDLLPYGFAIHHAGMTRVDRTLVEDLFADRHIQVLVSTATLAWGVNLPAHTVIIKGTQVYSPEKGRWTELGALDILQMLGRAGRPQYDTKGEGILITSHGELQYYLSLLNQQLPIESQMVGKLPDMLNAEIVLGNVQNVKDAVNWLGYTYLYVRMLRNPTLYGVSHDDRSLDPLLERRRMDLVHTAANVLDKNSLIKYDKRTGSFQVTDLGRIASHFYITHDSIQTYNQLLKPTLSEIELFRVFSLSSEFRNITVREEEKLELQKLLERVPIPVKESIEEPSAKINVLLQAYISQLKLEGFALMADMVYVTQSAGRLMRAIFEIVLNRGWAQLTDKTMNLCKMIDKRMWQSMSPLRQFKKLPEEVIKKIEKKNFPFERLYDLNHNEIGELIRMPKMGKTIHKYLHQFPKLDLAVHLQPITRSTLKVELTVTPDFQWDDKIHGSSEAFWILVEDVDSEVILHHEYFLLKAKYAQDEHLVTFFVPVFEPLPPQYFIRVVSDRWLSCETQLPVSFRHLILPEKYPPPTELLDLQPLPVTALRNSAFEALYQNKFPFFNPIQTQVFNAVYNSDDNVFVGAPTGSGKTICAEFAILRMLLHNAEGRCVYITPMEALAEQVFVDWHQKFQDILNKKVVLLTGETSTDLKLLGKGDIIVSTPDKWDILSRRWKQRKNVQNVSLFVVDEAHLIGGDNGPVLEVICSRMRYISSQIERPIRIVALSSSLSNAKDVAHWLGCSTTATFNFHPNVRPVPLELHIQGFNVSHTQTRLLSMAKPVYHAIMKHSPSKPAVVFVPSRRQTRLTAIDILTFCAADVVPQRFLHCNEKDLVPFLEKIKDSTLKETLANGVGYLHEGLSATERRIVEQLFNSGAVQVVVSSRSLCWGINISAHLVIVMDTQYYNGKIHAYVDYPIYDVLQMVGKANRPMLDDEGRCVIMCQGSKKDFFKKFLYEPLPVESHLDHCLHDHFNAEIVTKTVENKQDAVDYLTWTFLYRRMTQNPNYYNLQGMSHRHLSDHLSELVENTLHDLEQSKCISIEDEMDVAPLNLGMIAAYYYINYTTIELFSMSLNAKTKIRGLIEIISNAAEYKNIPIRHHEDALLRQLAQKVPHKLNNPKFNDPHVKTNLLLQAHLSRMQLSAELQSDTEEILSKAVRLIQACVDVLSSNGWLSPALAAMELAQMVTQAMWSKDSYLKQLPFFTSEHIKRCTDKGVESIFDIMEMEDEDRTSLLQLSDIQMADVARFCNRYPNIELSYEVAEKDNIKSGSPVLVQVQLEREEEVTGPVIAPLFPQKREEGWWVVIGDPKSNSLISIKRLTLQQKAKVKLDFVAPAMGVHNYTLYFMSDAYMGCDQEYKFSADVKEADSEGDSDSD; from the exons ATGGCGGATGTCACTGCCCGTAGTCTCCAGTATGAGTACAAAGCG AACTCAAACTTGGTGTTACAAGCTGATCGCTCCCTGATCGACCGAACACGAAGAGATGAACCCACCGGAGAGGTGCTGTCCTTGGTGGGGAAGCTGGAAGGGACCAAGATGGGAGACAAGGCTCAGAGGACCAAACCTCAGAAACTGGAGGAGAGACGAGACAA GAGACGAAAaagagatgaggacagacacGATATCAACAAAATGAAGGGCTTTACCCTTTTGTCTGAAGGCATTGATGAAATGGTGGGCATTGTGTACAAGCCCAAAACCAAGGAAACCAGAGAGACCTATGAAGTGTTGCTAAGCTTTATTCATGCTGCTTTGGGAGATCAG CCACGCGATATCttgtgtggagcagctgatgaagtGTTAGCAGTGCTTAAGAATGATAAAATGAGGGACAAGGAAAGGCGCCGTGAAGTAGAGCAGCTTCTTGGAGCTGTTGATGAGACACGTTATCATGTGCTGGTCAATTTGGGCAAGAAGATCACAGACTATGGTGGTGACAAGGACCTGCAGAACATGG ATGACAACATTGATGAAACCTACGGCGTAAATGTTCAGTTTGAATCTGATGAGGAG gaAGGGGATGAAGACCAGTTTGGTGAAGTACGAGATGAGCACTCTGATGAAGACAGTGAGGGAGAAGAGGCAGATATGGTCTGCACTTTGTCAGCCAAT ctgggTGCGACGGGTGATGTAATGACAGTAAAGAAAAAGGATCTGCATCCTCGAGACATAGATGCCTTCTGGCTTCAGCGACAGCTCAGCAGATTTTATGATGATGCCATTGTCTCACAGAAGAAAGCTGATGAAGTCTTAGAAATTCTCAAG ACTGCCAGTGATGACAGAGAATGTGAGAACCAGCTGGTCTTGCTGTTGGGCTTCAATACCTTTGATTTCATCAAAATTCTCCGTCAGCATCGTCGCATGA TTCAGTACTGTACCATGCTGGCCAGTGCTCAGAGTGAAGCAGAAAAAGAACGAATCATAGGAAAGATGGAGTCTGACCAGGAACTGTCCAAGATTCTTTATCAGCTgcaagagacagagaaggaggatATTATTCGA gaGGAGCGATCTCGCAGAGAGCGGGTGAGGAAGTCTCGTGTTGATGACATGGAGGCAATGGACATCGATCGTGGCGAT TCAGTGGCCCCGAGACAGTTACTAGACCTTGAGGACTTGGCCTTCACTCAGGGAAGCCATTTCATGGCAAACAAGAGATGCCAACTGCCTGATGGGTCATTTCGTAAACAGCGCAAAGGTTATGAAGAAGTTCATGTCCCTGCTCTTAAACCCAAGCCCTTTGCTGAAGATGAG GTGCTTGTGGCCATTGAGAAGTTACCCAAGTATGCCCAGGCTGGATTTGAAGGATTCAAAACTTTGAACCGCATCCAGAGCAAGCTGTTCAAGACAACCATGGAAACGGATGAGAATCTACTCGTGTGTGCACCTACG GGAGCTGGTAAGACCAACGTAGCCTTGATGGCAATGCTGAGGGAAATTGGAAAGCACATAAACATGGATGGAACTATCAATTTGGATGACTTCAAAATAATCTACATTGCACCCATGCGCTCACTGGTACAGGAAATGGTGGGAAGCTTCAGCAAG CGCTTGGCGAGTTACGGCATCACAGTGTCTGAACTGACAGGAGACCATCAGCTTTGTAAGGAGGAGATTAATGCCACTCAGATCATCGTTTGTACACCTGAGAAATGGGACATCATCACTCGGAAAGGTGGCGAGCGAACTTACACTCAGCTTGTGCGCCTCATAATAATT GATGAAATCCACCTGCTGCATGATGACCGTGGACCCGTGTTGGAATCTCTGGTGGCAAGGACGATCCGCAACGTGGAGCTCACCCAGGAGGACGTGCGTCTGCTGGGCCTTAGTGCCACACTGCCCAACTATGAGGACGTGGCTACTTGCCTGCGTGTAGATCCTGCAAAGGGTCTTTTCTACTTTGACAATAG TTTCCGTCCAGTTCCCCTTGAGCAAACCTATGTTGGCATCACAGAGAAGAAGGCCATTAAGCGTTTCCAGATCATGAATGAGATTGTTTATGAAAAAATAATGGAGCATGCTGGAAAGAATCAG GTGCTAGTATTTGTCCACTccaggaaggagacaggaaagACGGCCAGGGCCATAAGGGACATGTGTTTGGAGAAGGACACATTGGGACTTTTCCTGAGGGAAGGGTCAGCATCTACTGAAGTCTTGAGGACTGAGGCAGAACAGTGCAAG AATCTGGAGCTGAAGGACCTGCTGCCTTATGGCTTTGCAATTCACCATGCTGGAATGACCAGAGTCGACCGTACCTTGGTAGAAGATCTGTTTGCCGATCGACACATACAGGTTCTGGTGTCGACAGCCACTCTGGCCTGGGGTGTCAATTTGCCAGCACACACCGTCATTATCAAAGGAACACAGGTGTATAGCCCAGAGAAAGGCAGATGGACTGAGCTTGGAGCCCTGGACATTTTACAG ATGCTTGGTCGTGCTGGTCGTCCTCAATATGACACCAAGGGAGAGGGCATCTTGATCACTTCCCACGGGGAGCTGCAGTACTATCtgtctctgctcaaccagcaGCTGCCCATAGAGAGTCAGATGGTAGGCAAGCTGCCTGACATGCTCAACGCTGAGATAGTACTGGGCAATGTGCAGAATGTCAAG GATGCTGTGAACTGGCTAGGTTACACATACTTGTATGTGCGCATGCTCCGTAACCCAACACTATATGGAGTCTCTCATGATGACCGGAGTTTGGACCCCCTGCTGGAGAGGCGGAGGATGGACCTGGTGCATACAGCAGCCAATGTCCTGGATAAGAACAGTCTCATCAAGTATGACAAGAGGACTGGCAGCTTTCAG gttACAGATCTGGGACGAATTGCCAGCCACTTCTACATCACTCATGATTCCATTCAAACTTATAACCAGCTTCTGAAACCTACTCTCAGTGAAATCGAGCTCTTTAGAGTTTTTTCACTGTCCTCTGAGTTCAGGAACATCACAGTGAGAGAG GAGGAGAAACTAGAGCttcagaagctgctggaaaGAGTACCCATTCCTGTGAAGGAAAGCATTGAAGAGCCTAGCGCTAAG aTCAACGTGCTGCTCCAGGCATACATCTCTCAGCTCAAACTGGAAGGCTTCGCTCTTATGGCTGACATGGTCTATGTTACACAG AGCGCTGGAAGGTTGATGCGAGCCATATTTGAGATTGTGCTCAACAGGGGGTGGGCTCAACTCACAGACAAGACCATGAATCTTTGCAAGATGATTGACAAGAGAAT GTGGCAGTCCATGTCTCCTCTACGACAGTTCAAGAAGCTGCCTGAGGAGGTGATCAAGAAGATCGAGAAGAAAAACTTCCCCTTTGAGCGTCTCTATGACCTCAACCACAATGAAATTG GTGAGCTGATACGTATGCCAAAGATGGGGAAAACTATCCACAAATATCTCCACCAGTTCCCCAAACTGGACTTGGCTGTGCACCTGCAGCCTATCACCCGCTCAACGCTAAAAGTGGAGCTCACCGTTACGCCTGATTTTCAGTGGGACGACAAG ATTCATGGATCATCTGAGGCTTTCTGGATATTGGTGGAAGATGTGGACAGTGAAGTCATTCTCCATCATGAGTACTTCTTGCTCAAAGCCAAGTACGCCCAGGACGAACATCTTGTGACGTTTTTTGTCCCAGTTTTtgagcctctgcctccacaatACTTCATCCGTGTCGTTTCCGATCGCTGGCTCT ccTGTGAGACTCAGCTCCCAGTGTCCTTCCGGCACCTGATCCTACCAGAGAAATATCCCCCACCCACTGAGctcctggacctgcagcctcttcctgtcACTGCTCTCAGGAACTCTGCCTTTGAGGCTCTCTACCAAAACAAGTTCCCTTTCTTCAACCCTATTCAAACACAAG TCTTCAATGCTGTGTACAACAGTGATGATAATGTGTTCGTGGGAGCTCCAACCGGCAGCGGCAAGACCATCTGTGCTGAGTTTGCTATTCTGAGGATGCTGCTGCACAATGCGGAGGGTCGCTGTGTCTACATTACCCCCATGGAAGCACTGGCTGAGCAG GTGTTTGTTGACTGGCACCAAAAGTTCCAGGACATCCTAAACAAGAAGGTGGTCCTGCTGACAGGCGAGACCAGTACCGATCTGAAGCTCCTGGGAAAAGGGGATATTATTGTCAGTACACCCGACAAGTGGGACATCCTTTCACGCCGTTGGAAACAGAGGAAGAACGTCCAGAACGTCAGCCTGTTCGTTGTGGATGAGGCTCACCTCATCGGAGGAGATAATGGG CCCGTATTGGAGGTCATCTGCTCCAGAATGAGGTACATCTCCTCCCAGATTGAGCGTCCCATCCGCATCGTGGCCCTCAGTTCGTCCTTATCTAACGCCAAAGACGTGGCCCACTGGCTGGGCTGCAGCACCACTGCAACATTCAACTTCCACCCCAATGTCAGGCCCGTTCCTCTGGAGCTGCACATCCAG GGTTTCAACGTGAGTCACACCCAGACACGTCTCCTGTCCATGGCTAAACCAGTGTACCATGCCATCATGAAGCACTCTCCCTCCAAGCCAGCCGTGGTGTTCGTCCCTTCCCGCAGACAGACCCGCCTCACAGCCATTGACATCCTCACGTTCTGTGCTGCCGATGTAGTCCCTCAGAG GTTTCTGCATTGCAATGAGAAAGACCTTGTTCCATTTTTGGAGAAAATAAAAGATTCAACTCTGAAAGAGACTCTGGCCAACGGGGTCGGGTACCTCCATGAGGGCCTGTCTGCAACTGAGCGCAGGATCGTGGAGCAGCTCTTTAACTCAG gtgCTGTGCAGGTGGTGGTGTCCTCTAGATCACTCTGTTGGGGAATCAACATCTCTGCACACCTTGTCATTGTCATGGACACCCAGTACTACAATGGCAAAATCCATGC aTATGTGGACTATCCCATATACGACGTCCTCCAGATGGTGGGCAAGGCCAATCGACCAATGCTAGATGATGAGGGGCGCTGTGTCATTATGTGTCAGGGTTCCAAGAAG GACTTCTTCAAGAAGTTTCTTTATGAGCCGCTGCCAGTGGAGTCTCACTTGGACCACTGCCTCCACGACCACTTTAATGCTGAAATCGTCACCAAGACAGTGGAGAACAAGCAGGATGCTGTGGACTATCTGACGTGGACATTCTTATATCGCCGCATGACCCAGAACCCCAACTACTACAACCTACAAG GCATGTCCCATCGTCATCTGTCTGACCACCTGTCCGAGCTGGTGGAAAACACATTACATGACCTGGAGCAGTCCAAGTGCATCAGCATAGAGGATGAGATGGATGTAGCACCCCTCAATTTGGGCATGATTGCTGCTTATTACTACATCAACTACACCACCATCG AATTGTTCAGCATGTCTCTAAATGCCAAGACAAAGATCCGTGGGCTGATTGAGATCATCTCCAATGCTGCCGAGTACAAGAACATTCCCATTAGACACCATGAAGATGCACTTCTCAGACAG TTGGCACAGAAAGTGCCTCACAAGTTGAACAACCCTAAGTTCAACGATCCCCACGTGAAGACGAACCTTCTGCTGCAAGCCCATCTCTCCAGGATGCAGCTGAGTGCTGAGCTGCAATCTGATACTGAGGAGATCCTAAGCAAG GCTGTTCGTCTGATCCAGGCCTGTGTTGACGTGCTGTCCAGTAACGGCTGGCTGAGTCCTGCACTGGCAGCTATGGAGCTGGCACAGATGGTCACCCAGGCCATGTGGTCCAAGGACTCATACCTCAAACAGCTGCCCTTCTTCACCTCAGAGCACATCAAGCGATGCACAGACAAG GGTGTTGAAAGTATTTTCGACATcatggagatggaggatgaggacaggacTTCACTGCTGCAGCTATCAGACATACAGATGGCTGACGTAGCTCGCTTCTGTAACCGCTACCCTAACATTGAGCTGTCGTATGAAGTGGCAGAAAAGGACAACATCAAAAG TGGTAGCCCAGTTCTGGTTCAAGtacagctggagagagaggaggaggtgactgGACCTGTCATTGCTCCTCTTTTCCCACAG AAACGTGAAGAAGGCTGGTGGGTAGTGATTGGAGACCCCAAGTCAAACAGCCTTATCTCTATCAAGAGGTTGACTCTTCAACAGAAAGCAAAG GTTAAATTGGACTTTGTTGCACCAGCGATGGGTGTTCATAACTACACCCTGTACTTCATGAGTGACGCATACATGGGTTGTGACCAGGAGTACAAGTTCAGTGCTGATGTGAAGGAGGCAGACAGCGAAGGAGACAGTGATTCAGACTAA
- the ciao1 gene encoding probable cytosolic iron-sulfur protein assembly protein ciao1 has protein sequence MKETLSLVQKLSAHPDSRCWFVSWNPSGTLLASCGGDKAIRIWGREGDSWICKSVLQDGHQRTVRKVAWSPCGNYLASASFDATTCIWKKKNNDFESLTVLEGHENEVKCVAWAPSGNLLATCSRDKSVWVWEVDEDDEYECVTVINSHTQDVKHVVWHPTQELLASASYDNNICIYKEEDDDWECRATLTGHTSTVWSLSFDAKGQRLASCSDDRTVKIWMEGSESRQSDVSWKCVCTLSGFHGRTVYDVAWCPLTGALATACGDDGVRVFREDESADPQQPLFSLAAQVTKAHNQDVNCVSWNPKEPGLLASCSDDGEIAIWKFHEED, from the exons ATGAAGGAGACTTTGTCTCTGGTCCAGAAGCTGAGCGCACACCCGGACTCCCGGTGTTGGTTCGTCAGCTGGAACCCCTCTGGAACCCTGTTAGCTTCATGTGGGGGAGACAAGGCCATCCGGATATGGGGGCGAGAAG GCGACTCTTGGATATGTAAGAGTGTCCTACAGGACGGACACCAGCGTACTGTGAGGAAGGTGGCGTGGTCTCCCTGTGGGAATTATTTGGCCTCCGCAAGCTTTGATGCAACCACATgcatctggaaaaaaaagaacaatgacTTTGAG AGCCTGACTGTGTTGGAAGGACATGAAAATGAGGTCAAATGTGTGGCTTGGGCCCCTTCAGGGAATCTGCTAGCAACATGTAGCCGAGACAAGAGTGTCTGGGTGTGGGAAG TGGATGAAGATGACGAGTATGAGTGTGTTACTGTAATAAACTCTCACACACAAGACGTCAAGCATGTTGTGTGGCATCCGACGCAGGAG CTCCTGGCCTCAGCCAGCTACGACAACAACATCTGCATTTACAAAGAAGAGGATGACGACTGGGAGTGCCGAGCCACCTTGACAGGACACACATCCACAGTCTGGAGTTTGTCCTTTGATGCCAAAGGACAAAGACTAGCTTCCTGCAGTGACGACCGCACTGTGAAGATTTGGATGGAAGGatctgaaagcagacaaa GTGACGTGTCATGGAAGTGTGTTTGCACACTGTCTGGCTTCCACGGGAGAACAGTGTACGATGTTGCCTG GTGTCCCCTGACTGGTGCCTTGGCAACGGCGTGCGGTGATGACGGAGTGCGAGTGTTTAGGGAGGATGAATCGGCAGATCCACAGCAGCCGCTGTTCTCGCTGGCTGCTCAGGTGACCAAAGCCCACAACCAGGATGTCAACTGTGTCTCCTGGAACCCGAAGGAGCCAGGCCTCCTGGCCTCCTGCAGTGATGATGGAGAAATCGCCATCTGGAAGTTCCATGAGGAAGACTAA
- the tmem127 gene encoding transmembrane protein 127 gives MYAPPGSAAPVARRRRGGSSLPKQPERSLVSALPGALSITALCTALAEPAWLRVHGGTCPRQELGVSDVLGYIDPKLLDDYCVNPQTILLLRVIAAFCFLGILCSLTAFLLDVFGPKHPALKITRRYAFAHILTVLQCATVIGFCYWASELILSLQQQHKKYHGSLIYVTFAISFYLVAGAGGASILATAANLLRHYPTEEEEQALELLSEMEDSSETFPADYDIANQFQPPPAYTP, from the exons ATGTATGCCCCGCCgggttctgctgctcctgtagccagaaggaggagaggaggcagctcCCTGCCCAAGCAGCCGGAGCGGAGCCTGGTGTCGGCTCTGCCCGGAGCTCTGTCCATCACAGCGCTTTGCACTGCTCTGGCCGAACCTGCCTGGCTTCGGGTTCACGGAGGCACCTGTCCGAGACAAGAGCTGGGGGTTTCAGATGTTCTGGGATACATCGACCCGAAGCTCCTGGACG ATTACTGCGTGAACCCGCAGACCATACTGCTGCTGAGGGTAATTGCTGCCTTCTGTTTCTTGGGGATCCTGTGCAGCCTGACTGCCTTCCTCTTGGATGTGTTTGGACCCAAGCACCCTGCACTGAAGATCACACGCAGATATGCATTTGCACATATTCTCACAG TGCTGCAATGTGCCACAGTGATAGGCTTCTGCTACTGGGCCTCGGAGCTCATCCTTTCACTACAACAGCAACATAAAAAGTACCATGGATCTCTCATATACGTCACTTTTGCCATCAGTTTCTACCTGGTGGCAGGTGCAGGTGGAGCCTCTATCCTTGCCACAGCCGCAAACCTCCTGCGCCATTatcccacagaagaagaagagcaggctTTAGAGCTGCTCTCGGAAATGGAGGACAGCAGTGAAACCTTTCCTGCTGATTATGACATTGCCAATCAGTTTCAACCACCGCCTGCCTACACACCGTAA